A genomic window from Montipora capricornis isolate CH-2021 chromosome 8, ASM3666992v2, whole genome shotgun sequence includes:
- the LOC138060195 gene encoding uncharacterized protein, whose translation MNIDKNRKIRDAHRTFVYKTVGNVEKILTEHVEDLTSFREKLTALKALLIEKLETTKRLDETILELTKPKELEKEIEDSGEFCAHVYSILAKIDLSLEKGKHGEHTQAHATNQENSSTRNTESAKVKLPKLELKSFSGNYQEWQGFWDTFQSAVDGNTGISAIEKFTYLKSCVTSNAESAIAGLPLTADNYKVAIDILKDRFGKPQLLISNYMDALLKLPSVNSVHETKKLRELFDKIEINIRGLNALGVESRSFGNLLVPVVMEKIPSELRLVVSRKFGSEESWNLDALLSALKTELEARERCTAMKTSGANANTPRFEQYRARSKQPHSASALYTGSEEFTQQCVFCKKNHKSINCMTITEPKARRTILRRNGKCFVCLKGGHISTNCPSKAKCFNCEGRHHVTICERIRNIPTSRNVVRDEETPHGSGSSQDRSREAGTSAMHVSNNANSVLLQVAQAFVCRPDNRQLGLNAHVIFDSCSQRSYITSKACEQLNLPTIGKETLLIKTFGDNSASVKECDVVQLCVRTLDEMNVYITSYVVPVICSPVSNQRSRTTLECYPYLQGLQLACDTSDSVSVDVLIGADYYWSFFTGNIIKGDPYGPVALETNLGWGLSGPTMCSTLTRSCTVNLSSTHVLKIESTEISDMKDDLQKFWDLETLGIKEHETSVYDKFSNDITFTGKRYQVKLPFKDNHPMLPDNYTVALRRLTTTIKKLKNQPEILKQYDGVIREQLHSGVVEMVPQDQIPPPGDVHYLPHRTVVRLDRDTTKVRVVYDASSKVFGPSLNDCLHIGPSLNPLLFDILLRFRVHEVALTADIEKAFLNIEIDPEHRDFVRFLWVEDPNKESPAVMVLRFARVVFGVNSSPFILNATIRHHLNTCLPVDSALARELLKSLYVDDYVSGNGDVDSAFKLAKKIKLCLKSGGFNMRKWSSNSESLLKSLEQDEAFSDDFEMSNGPRVEEEEESFSKSVFKQSTEKEQKVLGMLWNPTQDELIYDLNKTLGDVDAQPATRRLILSTATRFFDPLGLIAPVILPFKMMFQKLCKAGKDWDELVDAELNHQWLATLSDLREAGRVSFKRCYAKGLNGDKVNSVQLHCFADASEKAYGAVVYMRVEYEARVECQIVSSKTRVAPLAKQTIPRLELLSNLTATRLLNSVSQALDDVKIDDIFNWTDSMISLWWITNTDKQGFL comes from the coding sequence ATGAATATCGACAAGAACAGGAAAATACGAGATGCACACAGGACCTTTGTGTACAAAACAGTGGGGAATGTGGAGAAAATTTTGACAGAACACGTGGAAGATTTAACGTCGTTCAGGGAAAAGTTAACGGCTCTGAAAGCCTTGTTGATCGAAAAATTGGAAACGACAAAAAGGCTGGATGAAACAATATTAGAGCTGACCAAACCAAAGGAACTGGAGAAAGAAATAGAAGATTCTGGTGAGTTTTGTGCGCACGTTTACAGTATTTTAGCGAAAATCGATTTGAGTTTGGAGAAAGGGAAACATGGCGAACACACACAGGCCCATGCGACAAATCAGGAAAATAGTAGTACCAGAAATACCGAAAGCGCAAAAGTGAAACTACCTAAACTCGAACTCAAATCATTTTCGGGAAATTATCAAGAATGGCAGGGTTTCTGGGACACATTTCAATCTGCTGTCGATGGAAATACTGGCATCTCGGCCATTGAAAAATTCACCTATCTGAAGAGTTGTGTGACAAGCAATGCTGAATCCGCAATTGCTGGACTGCCTCTGACCGCAGACAATTATAAAGTAGCCATTGACATTCTTAAGGACCGATTTGGTAAACCGCAGTTGCTGATATCAAATTATATGGATGCCTTATTGAAACTTCCATCTGTcaattcagtgcatgaaacaaagaaattacgTGAATTGTTTGACAAGATTGAAATCAACATTCGAGGTTTGAATGCGTTAGGAGTTGAATCACGGTCCTTTGGGAATTTATTGGTCCCAGTCGTGATGGAAAAAATCCCCTCAGAGTTACGATTGGTTGTAAGCCGTAAGTTTGGCAGTGAGGAATCATGGAATCTTGATGCCTTGTTGAGTGCACTGAAAACTGAGTTGGAAGCCAGGGAAAGATGTACTGCAATGAAAACAAGTGGTGCAAATGCCAATACACCCAGGTTTGAACAGTACAGAGCAAGAAGCAAACAACCCCATTCTGCCTCTGCCCTTTATACAGGCAGTGAGGAATTTACTCAACAATGTGTTTTTTGCAAGAAGAATCACAAATCCATTAACTGCATGACCATCACTGAACCGAAAGCTAGGAGAACAATACTGAGACGAAATGGCAAGTGTTTTGTGTGCCTGAAGGGTGGCCATATCTCCACAAATTGTCCGTCAAAGGCAAAATGCTTTAACTGTGAAGGTAGACACCATGTAACCATTTGTGAAAGAATAAGGAACATTCCAACATCCAGGAATGTAGTTCGTGACGAGGAAACACCACATGGATCTGGATCATCTCAAGATAGGAGCAGAGAAGCTGGAACTTCAGCAATGCACGTTAGCAACAATGCCAACTCTGTGTTGTTACAGGTAGCCCAAGCCTTTGTTTGCAGACCAGATAACCGACAACTTGGATTGAATGCCCATGTGATATTTGATTCCTGTAGCCAGAGATCATACATAACCAGTAAGGCATGTGAGCAATTGAACCTACCAACCATTGGTAAGGAGACACTTTTAATCAAAACATTTGGAGATAACTCAGCCTCTGTGAAGGAATGTGATGTTGTGCAATTGTGTGTCAGAACATTGGATGAAATGAATGTGTATATCACCTCATATGTTGTACCAGTAATTTGCAGCCCAGTGTCCAATCAACGGTCTCGAACCACGTTGGAATGCTACCCCTACTTGCAGGGTCTACAACTTGCATGTGATACAAGTGATTCTGTCAGTGTTGATGTGCTGATAGGAGCAGATTATTACTGGTCGTTCTTTACTGGGAACATCATTAAAGGAGATCCCTATGGACCAGTAGCCCTTGAAACCAATTTAGGTTGGGGTTTATCAGGACCAACTATGTGCTCAACATTGACAAGGTCGTGCACTGTGAATCTGAGTTCAACGCATGTGTTAAAGATAGAGTCCACAGAGATAAGTGATATGAAGGATGATCTGCAGAAATTTTGGGACTTGGAAACTTTGGGCATTAAGGAACATGAAACTTCAGTCtatgacaagttttcaaatgacatcaCATTTACTGGAAAGAGATACCAGGTCAAGTTACCATTCAAGGATAATCACCCCATGTTACCAGACAATTATACTGTGGCATTGCGTAGACTGACAACAACAATCAAGAAGCTCAAGAACCAACCAGAAATTCTGAAGCAGTATGATGGTGTGATTAGAGAGCAACTGCACAGTGGTGTGGTAGAAATGGTACCACAAGATCAAATACCACCGCCTGGAGATGTCCACTATCTTCCACACAGGACAgtagtgagacttgacagagaTACAACTAAGGTGAGAGTTGTATACGATGCCTCATCTAAAGTGTTTGGGCCTAGTTTAAATGACTGTCTGCACATTGGACCTTCTCTTAATCCCTTGTTATTTGACATTTTGCTGAGGTTCAGAGTCCATGAAGTTGCCCTAACTGCAGACATTGAGAAGGCGTTTTTGAACATTGAGATTGATCCTGAACACAGGGACTTTGTGAGATTTTTATGGGTTGAAGATCCGAATAAGGAAAGTCCAGCAGTCATGGTACTACGTTTTGCACGTGTGGTATTTGGTGTAAACTCAAGTCCTTTCATTCTAAATGCCACAATCAGACACCATTTGAACACATGTTTGCCAGTGGACAGTGCACTTGCAAGAGAGCTGTTGAAGTCTTTATATGTTGATGACTATGTGTCTGGAAATGGTGACGTGGATAGTGCGTTCAAATTGGCTAAGAAGATAAAGCTCTGTCTTAAGTCAGGAGGCTTCAATATGAGAAAGTGGAGTAGCAATTCAGAAAGTCTGCTGAAATCACTAGAACAAGATGAAGCTTTCAGTGATGACTTTGAAATGAGCAATGGACCTAgagtagaagaagaagaggaaagcTTCTCTAAATCAGTTTTCAAGCAAAGTACAGAAAAGGAGCAAAAGGTTTTGGGAATGCTTTGGAACCCAACCCAAGATGAACTGATTTATGATCTGAACAAGACATTGGGAGATGTAGATGCCCAACCAGCAACAAGAAGATTGATTCTCAGTACAGCTACAAGGTTTTTTGACCCCTTGGGGTTGATAGCTCCGGTCATTCTTCCATTTAAGATGATGTTTCAGAAACTTTGCAAGGCTGGAAAAGACTGGGACGAGTTGGTCGATGCTGAACTCAATCACCAGTGGCTGGCGACTCTATCGGATTTGAGAGAGGCTGGAAGAGTGAGCTTTAAGAGATGTTATGCTAAGGGATTGAATGGAGACAAGGTCAATTCAGTCCAACTTCACTGTTTTGCTGACGCATCGGAAAAGGCTTATGGAGCTGTGGTCTACATGAGAGTAGAGTATGAGGCGAGGGTGGAATGTCAGATAGTATCTTCGAAGACAAGAGTTGCACCATTAGCTAAACAAACTATCCCTCGTCTGGAGTTGCTGTCCAACTTAACTGCGACCAGATTGTTGAACAGCGTGAGTCAAGCATTAGACGACGTAAAAATTGACGATATTTTCAACTGGACAGATTCCATGATTTCGCTGTGGTGGATCACAAACACTGATAAGcagggttttctttaa